ATTAACCAAACAAAACGATATATGGGGTATATATCAAATATACTTTTTGCCATACTATTGGTTGCAGGTATAGGCCTTTTTATCATACGTATTCGAAAGCTTATCAGAAATATCAAATTGGGTAAACACACAGGTCCTTTTGATCATACATCTGCTCGATGGAGAAATATGATAATGGTTGCATTGGGGCAGTCTAAAATGGTAAGCCGTCCTGTTGCCGGATTTTTGCATATGATGGTCTACATAGGATTTATCATTATCAATATTGAAGTACTGGAAATTATTGTTGACGGTTTATTGGGAACTCATAGAATATTTCTTCCGTTACTGGGCAAATCGTTTTACGGTTTTCTAATAGGAAACTTTGAAGTGTTGGCGATACTGGTGTTTATTTCAGTTGTTTTCTTTTGGCTAAGGAGAAACGTTGTCAATATAAAGAGGTTTGTGAATAAGGAAATGAAAGGGTGGCCCAAAAATGACGGAAACCTTATTTTGTATTTTGAAATGGTATTGATGCTGTTGTTTATTCTCATGAATGCTACAGACCCCGATTTTCAAAAAATGGCCGGTGGAAACCCCATTAGTCAGTTTGTAGCGCCTTGGTTTTCAGGCCTGCCGTTAGCATCAGTACATCTGATAGAAAGGACTGCTTGGTGGATGCATATTACAGGAATTTTCATCTTTTTAAATTATTTATACTATTCCAAGCACCTGCATATTCTCCTGGCCTTTCCCAATACCTATTACGCAAACTTAAATCCAAAAGGACAATTTACCAATTTGGAATCCGTTACCAAAGAGGTAAAAATGATGATGGATCCGGGTGCAGACCCCTATGCTATGCCTGAAGGAGAAACAGAAAACGAAGTACCGGAAAAATTCGGGGCTAGTGATGTTACTGATTTAAGCAGAGTACAATTACTAAATGCCTATACGTGTACCGAATGTGGGCGATGTACATCTGCCTGCCCTGCCCACCTTACGGGAAAAGCATTATCTCCCAGGTCGATTATGATGAAAACACGCGATCGGCTGGAGGAAGTAGGAAGAAATTTAGATAAAAATAAAGGAGTCTTCAAAGATGACGGTAAACAACTATTGAATGATTATATCACTCCGGAAGAATTGTGGGCTTGTACCAGTTGCAATGCCTGTGTAGAAGAATGCCCGGTAAATATAGATCCGTTATCAATTATTACAGATATGCGCAGATATCTGGTGATGGAACAATCCGCTGCTCCACAGGAATTAAATATGATGATGACAAATATTGAAAATAACGGTGCACCGTGGCAATATAGCCAGCAAGACAGGTTGAACTGGAAAGATGAATAATTGAACCAAACAGGTAAACAAGGCCATCATCAACCTAAATATACTGTAGAGGCCTTTGCAAAATTGATTTGGCAAAAAAGTTCGATGCCCGAAGAACATTTTCAACCGGAGTAACCTGTTGGCTTTGAGGATTTAAAATTTTCGAGAAGGAAGAAATTTGAAGCCAAATCAATTTCAATATAGAATATATCACTATTTTGCAAAGGTTTCTTATATTCGAAATGTTCTCTGTAACTTTTGGAAGCATAAAATTAAGAAGAAATTAAAATAAGTAATTAATAAATAAGTTTATATTTGTATTAAACTATAATGATTAGTTAAATATGGACATCAAAATGCATAATTCTATAAAATTTAATAATCAAAAAATAGAAAATTTAAAAGAAGCTAAGTTGATATTTTTTAGAGCAATTGAAAAATTCTTAAAAAATAACCCTGAAATGTCTACAGAGATAGAAGAATTAAAAAGGGAACTTGAAAAAATCTATTTGACAAAGAAAGCTAATTACGTTCTAGAAAACAAGATACAAGTTTTAAATCAATATCTGGAAAACGCTTTCCATTTTGCATTATCAAAAGACAATGAATTGGGAAAAGGATCTTCTAGTCTCTATTATTTAAAACATTCTAAAAGATTTACATTAAGTGAGTAAAGGTACATCAGAAAGCAACGATACCTCTGAAGAATTGAGCAATATCATTCCAAGTCAACCTCAAAGTAAGATTAAAAATATGCTTGAGGAGATTGAGTTATTAGCACTACATAAAGAACGAGGAAGTGGAATTGACATATCTTCATTTAATGAATCTCAAAAAGATAAGTTGTTAGATATCATGGCTAAAAATGAAGAGAATGCTTTTTCTTTTTATTCAAAGCGTTTAGAAACTGAAAAAGATATTGAAATAAAAAGGTTAGATACTTCAATTGTCAACCAAAAAACATTAAAAATAATTGTGTAATTGGAGGTATAATAGCAATCCCAT
This window of the Flavobacteriaceae bacterium genome carries:
- a CDS encoding 4Fe-4S dicluster domain-containing protein; the encoded protein is MGYISNILFAILLVAGIGLFIIRIRKLIRNIKLGKHTGPFDHTSARWRNMIMVALGQSKMVSRPVAGFLHMMVYIGFIIINIEVLEIIVDGLLGTHRIFLPLLGKSFYGFLIGNFEVLAILVFISVVFFWLRRNVVNIKRFVNKEMKGWPKNDGNLILYFEMVLMLLFILMNATDPDFQKMAGGNPISQFVAPWFSGLPLASVHLIERTAWWMHITGIFIFLNYLYYSKHLHILLAFPNTYYANLNPKGQFTNLESVTKEVKMMMDPGADPYAMPEGETENEVPEKFGASDVTDLSRVQLLNAYTCTECGRCTSACPAHLTGKALSPRSIMMKTRDRLEEVGRNLDKNKGVFKDDGKQLLNDYITPEELWACTSCNACVEECPVNIDPLSIITDMRRYLVMEQSAAPQELNMMMTNIENNGAPWQYSQQDRLNWKDE